A DNA window from Chitinibacter fontanus contains the following coding sequences:
- a CDS encoding phosphatase PAP2/dual specificity phosphatase family protein gives MQNSSSSRVLPWRSAIFWLLFAGPAFFLFYGNANQYAASLPSDQVGNIVFAWERDAIPFWPWSIVPYWSIDLMFGFSLLLCANKDEVRTQALRLMLATLLSSICFVLWPLRFGWDRPAVDGLFGAMFAALGQIDQPFNQAPSLHISLLLIIWLRFAAFLRHPLARAILHLWCFLIGISVLTTWQHHFIDIPTGFALGLLVCYLLPMPPLSWQLSAQWRAQLSAMQQVRARQLALRYALAGVSMAAFALLLQGWAWLLAWPAVAMLIVAAAYGGLGPVALQKYAGVSSLAVRWLTAPYQLGAALSRMYFLRQVPPAVEVAEGVWLGSMSAARDPQFVAVLDLCAEIPRQAHPTAVYHNLPLLDLLPPNAEEIAQGVAAIESLRAQTAGPLLVHCALGFSRSATIIAAWLVQTGRASDIAAAIAQISQLRAVRLRAGEIHWAVEGVGR, from the coding sequence ATGCAAAATTCTTCCTCGTCTCGCGTACTACCTTGGCGCTCCGCCATCTTCTGGCTCCTCTTCGCCGGCCCCGCTTTTTTTCTGTTTTATGGCAATGCCAATCAATACGCCGCCAGTTTGCCGTCCGATCAGGTCGGCAATATTGTGTTTGCGTGGGAGCGTGACGCAATTCCATTTTGGCCGTGGAGTATCGTGCCGTACTGGTCGATTGATCTGATGTTCGGGTTTTCGCTGCTGCTGTGCGCCAATAAAGATGAAGTACGCACGCAAGCGCTGCGCTTAATGCTGGCGACGCTGTTATCGTCGATCTGCTTTGTGTTGTGGCCGCTGCGCTTTGGTTGGGATAGGCCAGCGGTCGACGGTTTGTTTGGCGCGATGTTTGCGGCGCTCGGGCAAATTGATCAGCCCTTTAATCAGGCTCCATCGTTGCATATCAGTTTGTTGCTGATTATCTGGCTGCGGTTTGCTGCCTTTTTGCGCCATCCGCTGGCGCGAGCCATCTTGCATCTCTGGTGCTTCCTAATAGGTATCTCCGTTTTAACCACATGGCAGCATCATTTCATTGATATACCCACTGGTTTTGCGTTGGGGTTGCTGGTTTGCTACCTCTTGCCGATGCCGCCGTTAAGCTGGCAACTCAGCGCGCAATGGCGTGCTCAATTAAGTGCCATGCAGCAAGTGCGGGCGCGGCAATTGGCGCTTCGTTATGCTTTGGCTGGGGTGAGCATGGCTGCGTTTGCCCTGCTGCTGCAAGGTTGGGCTTGGCTGCTGGCGTGGCCTGCAGTGGCGATGCTGATTGTGGCGGCTGCATATGGTGGCTTGGGACCGGTGGCGTTGCAAAAATACGCTGGCGTCAGTAGTTTGGCGGTGCGCTGGCTGACCGCGCCATACCAGCTTGGTGCTGCGCTTAGTCGGATGTATTTCTTGCGGCAAGTGCCGCCAGCGGTCGAGGTGGCGGAGGGGGTTTGGTTGGGCTCGATGAGCGCTGCACGCGATCCCCAGTTTGTTGCGGTGCTGGATTTATGCGCCGAAATTCCGCGTCAGGCGCACCCTACTGCGGTGTACCACAATTTACCATTACTTGATTTATTGCCGCCTAATGCTGAGGAGATTGCCCAAGGTGTGGCGGCGATTGAGTCATTGCGGGCTCAAACTGCGGGGCCGCTGCTGGTGCATTGCGCGCTGGGTTTTTCACGTAGCGCGACCATCATCGCTGCTTGGCTGGTTCAGACTGGCCGCGCCAGCGATATTGCCGCCGCAATTGCACAGATTAGCCAGCTTCGCGCCGTTCGGTTACGGGCGGGGGAGATTCACTGGGCGGTAGAAGGAGTAGGGCGATGA
- a CDS encoding bifunctional alpha/beta hydrolase/class I SAM-dependent methyltransferase gives MRQIRECQESQFSSFDQHGIFYRHWPAAGEGGARRAVVLLHRGHEHSGRVQHIVDELGLDDAAFFAWDARGHGRNEGQRGYSPSLASTVRDLDCFIKHISNTHGYAINDMIVIAQSVGAVLASTWVHDYAPNIRALVLAAPAFKVKLYVPAARTGIALMQKLRGQFFVNSYVKAKFLSHDPERIASYDNDPLITRPIASHILLSLYETAERIIDDAGAITVPTQVLISGADFVVHHAPQHAFYDRLGSSVKEKHVLDGFYHDTLGELEREKAFALIRSFIAKVDAGVLPVDLISADQQGYTYNEYRALQQPLSLLSPKRWEFGITRRTLGSIGKLSGGIQLGWQTGFDSGSTLDYVYRNQAQGITPLGKLGDRAYLDSVGWRGIRQRKIHLQELIGDAVRSLYLADKPVRIVDIAAGHGRYILDALEGLPFDSVLLRDYSDINVKAGQAMITQRGLSDKARFAQGNAFDRDSLANLDPKPTLAVVSGLYELFPENQGIRDSLAGLAAALPEGGYLVYTNQPWHPQLEMIARTLTSHKDGKAWVMRRRTQAEMDQLVAQAGFEKIEQRIDEWGIFTVSIAQRKIAATVASSSTRDALGEVTP, from the coding sequence ATGCGTCAAATCCGTGAATGCCAGGAAAGTCAGTTTTCATCGTTTGATCAACACGGGATTTTCTACCGCCACTGGCCTGCTGCGGGCGAGGGTGGAGCACGGCGGGCGGTGGTGCTGCTGCATCGCGGGCACGAGCACTCCGGCCGTGTGCAGCATATCGTCGATGAGTTGGGTTTGGACGACGCCGCTTTCTTTGCATGGGATGCGCGCGGACACGGTCGCAATGAAGGGCAACGCGGCTATTCGCCGAGTTTAGCCAGCACGGTGCGCGATCTGGATTGCTTTATTAAACACATCAGCAACACGCATGGTTACGCGATCAACGACATGATCGTCATCGCGCAGAGTGTCGGTGCGGTGCTAGCCAGTACATGGGTGCACGACTACGCGCCCAATATCCGCGCGCTGGTGCTGGCTGCGCCAGCATTTAAAGTGAAGCTGTACGTGCCCGCTGCGCGTACCGGTATCGCGCTAATGCAAAAACTGCGCGGGCAGTTTTTTGTTAATTCCTATGTGAAAGCCAAGTTTCTCAGCCACGACCCTGAGCGCATCGCTAGTTATGACAATGATCCGCTGATCACGCGCCCGATTGCATCGCATATTTTGCTGTCTTTGTACGAAACCGCCGAGCGCATTATTGACGACGCGGGCGCGATTACTGTGCCGACGCAAGTATTGATTTCGGGCGCGGATTTTGTCGTGCATCACGCCCCTCAGCACGCGTTTTATGATCGACTGGGTTCGAGTGTGAAAGAAAAACACGTCCTTGATGGTTTTTATCACGATACGCTGGGTGAGCTGGAGCGCGAAAAAGCATTTGCGCTGATTCGTAGTTTTATCGCTAAGGTCGATGCAGGGGTATTGCCTGTAGATCTAATCAGCGCTGACCAGCAGGGCTATACCTATAATGAGTATCGTGCCCTGCAGCAGCCTTTGAGTCTGCTCAGCCCCAAACGCTGGGAGTTTGGCATCACCCGCCGCACTTTGGGTAGCATCGGCAAATTGTCGGGCGGCATTCAATTGGGCTGGCAAACTGGTTTTGATTCGGGCTCGACGCTCGATTATGTGTACCGCAATCAGGCGCAGGGCATCACGCCGCTGGGCAAACTGGGCGATAGAGCGTATCTGGATTCGGTCGGCTGGCGCGGAATTCGCCAGCGCAAAATCCATTTGCAGGAATTGATCGGCGACGCGGTGCGCAGTTTGTATCTGGCGGACAAACCGGTGCGGATTGTCGATATTGCCGCTGGGCATGGGCGCTATATTCTCGACGCACTGGAGGGTTTGCCATTTGATAGCGTGTTGCTGCGCGATTACAGCGATATCAACGTCAAAGCTGGGCAAGCCATGATTACGCAGCGCGGCTTGAGCGATAAGGCGCGTTTTGCGCAAGGCAACGCGTTTGATCGCGATAGTTTGGCGAATTTAGATCCCAAGCCGACGCTCGCCGTGGTGTCGGGTTTGTACGAATTATTCCCAGAAAACCAAGGCATTCGTGATTCGCTCGCGGGTTTGGCGGCCGCATTGCCCGAAGGCGGTTATTTGGTTTATACCAATCAGCCGTGGCACCCGCAGCTCGAAATGATTGCCCGCACGCTCACTAGCCATAAAGACGGCAAAGCGTGGGTAATGCGCCGTCGCACGCAGGCCGAAATGGATCAATTGGTCGCGCAAGCGGGGTTTGAGAAAATCGAGCAGCGGATTGATGAGTGGGGAATTTTTACCGTTTCGATTGCACAGCGTAAAATCGCGGCAACGGTCGCCAGTTCAAGCACTCGCGACGCTCTGGGCGAAGTGACGCCCTAA
- a CDS encoding lysophospholipid acyltransferase family protein, with product MLNLRTLFVLLVARPVVKLWLGLTVRNPDRLPHQGPAIVIANHNSHLDILTLYSLFDLKDIPNVRPAAAADYFLRNRAMAWFATKVVGIIPVQRGGAKKGSDPLAGCREALQQGKVLILFPEGTRGEPEQLSEIKSGLWYLAQEFPEAPIVPVYMHGLGRAMGRGQWLPIPFFVDVAIGRVLPWRPERPLFKTEITEQFQYLRKKVVPTQE from the coding sequence ATGCTAAACCTCAGAACCTTATTTGTCCTGCTGGTCGCGCGCCCAGTGGTCAAGCTGTGGCTCGGGCTCACCGTGCGCAATCCCGACCGCTTGCCCCACCAAGGGCCAGCGATTGTGATCGCCAATCACAATAGTCACCTCGATATTCTGACGCTGTATTCACTATTTGATTTAAAAGACATTCCTAACGTGCGCCCCGCTGCCGCAGCCGATTATTTCCTGCGCAACCGAGCGATGGCGTGGTTTGCGACCAAAGTGGTGGGGATTATTCCAGTGCAGCGCGGTGGCGCAAAAAAAGGCAGCGATCCGCTGGCAGGGTGCCGCGAAGCTTTGCAGCAAGGCAAGGTGTTGATTCTATTTCCAGAAGGCACGCGCGGCGAGCCTGAGCAATTGTCTGAAATTAAATCGGGCCTGTGGTATTTGGCGCAGGAGTTTCCAGAGGCTCCGATTGTGCCGGTGTATATGCATGGCCTTGGCCGCGCGATGGGGCGTGGGCAGTGGCTGCCAATACCGTTTTTTGTTGATGTTGCGATTGGCCGCGTATTGCCGTGGCGGCCTGAGCGCCCTTTATTTAAAACCGAAATTACCGAGCAGTTTCAATATTTACGCAAGAAAGTCGTTCCCACACAGGAGTAA
- a CDS encoding phosphatidate cytidylyltransferase has protein sequence MPDLIAQMAPQLRWALIAVFALLVIASTTIAILGMRYPAKDWRELKARINTWWWIVLVFSLTLLGQLQLALAVFGFISFLAFKEYLTLSNTRQADHVVLFWAYLAIPLQYFWIGISWYGMFVLFIPVYMLLLLPMRMVLIGETKGFLKSASSLHWGLMICVFSLSHLAALLTLPGSPAEGAKLVFFLVALTQANDVAQYLWGKSIGRRKASPTVSPNKTLGGLLGGIFTTTLLAWLIAPYLTPLSPLYAACAGLLIGTMGFIGDIVISAVKRDLGVKDSGTLLPGHGGILDRLDSLTYTAPLFYHFIRYLYF, from the coding sequence ATGCCTGATTTGATAGCACAAATGGCGCCGCAATTGCGCTGGGCGCTGATTGCCGTGTTCGCGCTACTAGTCATTGCAAGCACTACGATTGCGATTCTCGGTATGCGTTATCCCGCTAAAGATTGGCGTGAACTCAAAGCGCGGATTAACACCTGGTGGTGGATTGTGCTGGTATTTTCGCTCACCTTGCTGGGCCAGCTGCAACTGGCGCTGGCGGTGTTTGGCTTCATCAGCTTTCTGGCGTTTAAAGAATATCTAACATTATCAAATACTCGACAGGCCGATCATGTCGTGCTGTTCTGGGCGTATCTGGCGATTCCGCTGCAATACTTTTGGATCGGGATTTCGTGGTACGGCATGTTTGTGTTGTTTATTCCGGTGTATATGTTGCTGCTGTTGCCGATGCGCATGGTGCTTATTGGCGAAACCAAAGGCTTTCTCAAATCCGCTTCGTCTTTGCATTGGGGCTTGATGATTTGCGTGTTTAGCCTCTCGCATCTGGCTGCCTTGCTGACCTTGCCCGGTTCGCCTGCAGAAGGCGCGAAACTGGTGTTTTTCTTGGTCGCTTTAACGCAAGCCAACGATGTGGCGCAGTATTTATGGGGCAAATCGATTGGTCGGCGCAAAGCCAGCCCAACGGTCAGCCCGAATAAAACCTTGGGTGGCTTACTCGGCGGCATTTTCACGACTACCCTGCTCGCTTGGCTTATTGCGCCGTATTTGACGCCACTGTCACCGCTGTATGCGGCGTGTGCTGGCTTGCTGATCGGAACGATGGGCTTTATTGGCGATATCGTGATTTCGGCTGTGAAGCGCGATTTGGGTGTCAAGGATTCGGGTACGCTGCTGCCGGGGCATGGCGGGATTTTAGATCGCCTCGATTCGCTAACCTACACCGCGCCGCTGTTTTACCACTTTATCCGCTACCTCTATTTCTAA
- a CDS encoding CDP-alcohol phosphatidyltransferase family protein encodes MSIYQLKSAFQSLLRPTVVQLAKLGVTANSVTLTAMLLSIALGVLLVCTTVAMFNLHNLQLVWLLLPVWLFLRMALNAIDGMLAREHQQKSHLGAILNEVGDVVSDLALSIPFVVLAWRFDDLVATLLMCSVLLVALLTEFIGVLGPMLGASRRYDGPLGKSDRAFMFGAVALAYGLGWISAGVTVLSWVFGVALLLSLLTCWNRIRAMLAEVNHA; translated from the coding sequence TTGTCGATCTATCAGCTTAAATCTGCATTCCAATCTCTGTTGCGCCCAACCGTGGTGCAATTAGCCAAACTGGGCGTCACTGCCAATAGCGTGACGCTGACCGCGATGCTGTTGTCGATTGCGCTAGGCGTGTTGTTGGTCTGTACGACCGTCGCGATGTTTAATCTGCATAACCTGCAACTGGTTTGGCTGCTTCTCCCTGTATGGCTATTTTTACGCATGGCGCTCAATGCCATTGATGGCATGTTGGCGCGCGAGCATCAGCAAAAATCGCATCTAGGTGCAATTTTGAATGAAGTAGGTGATGTTGTTTCCGATTTAGCGCTGAGCATTCCATTTGTAGTATTGGCTTGGCGTTTCGATGACTTAGTGGCCACCCTGCTGATGTGTTCCGTCTTACTGGTCGCATTATTAACTGAGTTTATTGGGGTGCTCGGCCCGATGTTAGGTGCATCCCGTCGCTATGATGGGCCGTTGGGCAAAAGCGATCGTGCATTTATGTTTGGTGCTGTGGCGCTAGCCTATGGTTTGGGCTGGATTTCCGCTGGCGTGACGGTGCTAAGCTGGGTGTTTGGCGTGGCCTTATTGCTGTCGTTGCTAACCTGCTGGAATCGGATTCGCGCGATGTTGGCCGAGGTGAACCATGCCTGA
- a CDS encoding multifunctional CCA addition/repair protein has translation MQIYRVGGAVRDRLLGLPVKDIDWVVVGATPEQMLSLGYQPVGKDFPVFLHPDTHQEYALARTERKSGHGYTGFVVHASPEVTLEEDLLRRDLTINAMAQGDDGAIIDPYHGQADLAAKVLRHVSPAFAEDPVRILRLARFAARFGFSTAPETMALMQQMVADGEVDHLVPERVWQELAKGLMEDKPSLMFAALRESGALSRIAPEIDALWGVPQRADYHPEVDTGLHTMLVLDYAAAQGWPLATRFAALCHDLGKAKTPADILPRHIMHEERGVPLVEALCQRLRVPAECRDLALMTCRDHTLVHTAEQLRAETVLKLFLRCDAFRRPERFGQMLDACVADARGRYQFETVAYPQADYLLRLLAVANAVNAGQIAQQCENKTQIPQAVEQARITAISMAIKVGG, from the coding sequence ATGCAAATTTATCGCGTGGGTGGCGCAGTGCGCGACCGTTTGCTGGGCTTGCCGGTCAAAGATATCGATTGGGTCGTGGTCGGCGCTACGCCGGAGCAAATGCTCTCGCTCGGCTATCAGCCGGTGGGCAAAGATTTTCCGGTCTTTTTGCATCCAGATACTCATCAGGAGTATGCGCTGGCGCGTACCGAGCGTAAAAGCGGTCATGGCTATACTGGCTTTGTGGTGCACGCTAGCCCTGAAGTGACGCTGGAGGAAGACCTGCTACGCCGCGATTTAACCATCAATGCGATGGCTCAGGGCGACGATGGTGCGATTATTGACCCCTACCATGGCCAAGCCGACTTAGCGGCTAAAGTACTGCGCCATGTCTCACCTGCATTTGCCGAAGACCCGGTACGGATTTTGCGCCTCGCTCGGTTTGCCGCCCGCTTTGGCTTTAGCACTGCGCCCGAGACAATGGCTTTGATGCAGCAAATGGTCGCCGATGGCGAAGTCGATCATCTGGTACCCGAGCGGGTCTGGCAAGAATTGGCCAAAGGTCTGATGGAAGACAAGCCCAGCTTGATGTTTGCCGCACTGCGCGAATCTGGCGCGCTATCGCGCATCGCACCGGAAATCGATGCTCTGTGGGGCGTGCCGCAACGCGCCGATTATCACCCTGAAGTCGATACTGGCCTGCATACGATGCTGGTGCTGGATTATGCTGCGGCGCAAGGCTGGCCGCTGGCGACGCGTTTTGCTGCGTTATGCCATGACTTGGGTAAGGCCAAAACCCCCGCCGATATATTGCCGCGCCACATTATGCATGAAGAGCGTGGAGTGCCTCTGGTTGAGGCTTTATGCCAGCGGCTTCGTGTGCCCGCCGAGTGTCGCGATCTGGCGCTGATGACCTGTCGAGATCACACATTGGTGCATACCGCTGAGCAATTGCGTGCCGAAACAGTACTCAAGCTATTTTTGCGCTGCGATGCCTTTCGCCGGCCGGAGCGATTTGGCCAAATGCTAGATGCGTGCGTCGCTGATGCGCGTGGCCGTTATCAGTTTGAAACCGTCGCTTACCCGCAAGCGGATTATTTGTTGCGCTTATTAGCGGTGGCCAATGCTGTCAATGCGGGGCAGATTGCGCAGCAATGCGAAAATAAGACCCAAATACCGCAAGCAGTAGAACAGGCGCGTATTACGGCAATCAGTATGGCGATTAAAGTAGGTGGTTGA
- the cysK gene encoding cysteine synthase A → MKIANNVTELIGHTPLVRLNRINDGGATIVAKLEYMNPSHSVKDRIAVSMIDAAEAAGKIGPDTVIVEPTSGNTGIGLAMVCAARGYKLVLTMPETMSKERRALLRGYGAELILTPGPDGMGGAIAKAKALVEENANYFLPQQFENPANPEIHRNTTAVELWEDTDGQIDILVAGVGTGGTITGIAEVIKAKKPSFQAIAVEPDASPVLSGGPKGPHPIQGIGAGFVPGVLNTSIYDEVIRVSNDDAFSTARALATQEGILSGISAGAATWAAIEVAKRPENAGKLIAVIIPSFGERYLSTKLFEGLAD, encoded by the coding sequence ATGAAAATCGCAAATAATGTCACCGAACTGATCGGCCACACCCCGCTCGTGCGTTTAAACCGTATCAATGATGGTGGCGCAACGATTGTGGCCAAACTGGAATACATGAATCCATCGCATTCGGTGAAAGACCGCATCGCGGTGAGCATGATTGATGCCGCTGAAGCGGCCGGTAAAATCGGCCCAGACACGGTGATCGTTGAGCCAACCTCGGGTAATACTGGCATTGGTTTGGCGATGGTTTGCGCGGCGCGCGGCTACAAGCTGGTATTGACGATGCCAGAAACCATGTCAAAAGAGCGTCGCGCCTTATTGCGTGGCTACGGCGCCGAGCTAATCTTGACTCCCGGCCCAGATGGCATGGGCGGCGCAATTGCCAAAGCCAAAGCGCTAGTCGAAGAAAATGCTAATTATTTCCTGCCGCAACAATTCGAAAATCCAGCCAATCCGGAAATTCACCGCAACACCACCGCGGTTGAATTGTGGGAAGACACCGATGGCCAGATCGATATTTTGGTCGCAGGTGTCGGCACCGGCGGCACGATTACCGGCATTGCCGAAGTGATCAAAGCGAAAAAACCATCCTTCCAAGCAATCGCAGTTGAGCCGGATGCCAGCCCCGTATTAAGCGGCGGCCCCAAAGGCCCGCACCCGATTCAAGGAATTGGCGCAGGCTTTGTACCGGGCGTGCTCAATACCAGTATTTACGATGAAGTAATTCGGGTCAGCAATGACGATGCATTCAGCACCGCCCGTGCATTGGCAACCCAAGAAGGGATTTTGTCAGGAATTTCTGCTGGTGCCGCCACATGGGCCGCGATTGAAGTCGCCAAACGCCCTGAAAATGCCGGCAAATTGATTGCGGTGATCATTCCATCATTTGGTGAGCGCTACTTATCAACTAAATTGTTTGAAGGCCTAGCCGACTAA
- a CDS encoding PAS domain-containing protein encodes MHLILAFLRRYFVFFGVMLVGAIVIAACALLVQKQMRSASLERLKVIATGQAGQLEDRLVQQQEVLLGLQAALTLNPNLDRLQFYNLLLQSNVMYRQPSLLAVGLARPVALQDIPDHIARVRADRRVAPLAYQKYQPAPLTERKPLLLEHLYPINRLTEQLIGSNLAEAASLKEGLEIARDSGRMLASPAFHLNGHDESIFCLYAPIYDANLPIEPTVAERRAHHAGTVLAYIRLDEFVRPMSKMTAGYSVSWRLFDQGYALQTWRQEHRASEVMESDLDELTPIKQTIAALVHLPGRQWRIEFHAHEEIISEHDDEWIMLAMGFAMLCVLLVAAMMQFLYLSRQWSLQMLLKARGDESNRHQQAQLLAQVVQESHDGLVLRQPDGKIIYANDTAHELFSASSNNLLGRYDVLLSQSELGDLAHPLSFSTTFPRHSPHAKHLDVMLQPLRNELLQPIAMAMIVRDVSLNYAETQELKDSHHRLQEMVDLSSDWFWEQDADSRFTMVTGGFFSRFDVTPAYFLGKHRWDLGSGGLSQEQWDEHRAILAARQAYRDFEYTSVLGRDTIIVSVSGFPFYDDDDNFLGYRGTGRDVTGIRMAQKALISEQQRAQATLESIADGVITTDIFGRVDYLNPVASSLVGWELSSARGQMLSAIYQSVDRQTRLPLPDLVAEVLSDGGEYHGARRSVLLNKFGLNFQVEECAARIRDEHSRTIGAVLVFRDISNWREIEDRAELDV; translated from the coding sequence TTGCATTTGATTTTGGCTTTTCTGCGGCGCTATTTTGTATTTTTTGGCGTCATGCTGGTCGGCGCTATTGTGATCGCTGCATGTGCACTATTGGTCCAGAAGCAGATGCGCAGCGCATCACTCGAGCGTCTGAAAGTGATTGCAACTGGCCAGGCCGGTCAGTTGGAAGATCGGCTGGTTCAGCAACAGGAAGTATTACTGGGCTTACAAGCAGCGCTCACCCTCAACCCCAATCTGGATCGCCTGCAGTTTTATAATCTGTTGCTACAAAGCAATGTCATGTACCGCCAGCCCAGTTTGCTGGCGGTTGGCTTAGCCAGACCGGTCGCATTGCAGGATATTCCCGACCATATTGCCAGAGTTCGTGCCGATCGGCGTGTGGCACCTTTGGCCTATCAAAAATACCAGCCAGCGCCATTGACCGAGCGTAAGCCGCTGCTGCTGGAGCATTTATATCCAATTAATCGCCTGACCGAACAATTAATCGGCAGCAATCTTGCCGAAGCTGCATCGCTCAAAGAAGGCTTGGAAATCGCTCGTGATAGTGGGCGTATGCTGGCCAGCCCAGCGTTTCATCTTAATGGGCATGATGAAAGTATATTCTGCCTTTATGCACCGATTTATGACGCCAATTTACCGATCGAGCCCACTGTAGCTGAGCGCCGCGCCCATCATGCGGGCACCGTATTGGCCTATATTCGGCTGGATGAATTTGTACGCCCGATGAGCAAAATGACCGCGGGCTATAGTGTGAGCTGGCGCTTATTTGATCAGGGTTATGCGCTGCAAACCTGGCGCCAAGAACACCGTGCTAGCGAGGTCATGGAAAGTGATCTGGATGAGTTAACCCCAATCAAGCAGACCATTGCTGCTTTAGTGCATTTACCTGGTCGGCAGTGGCGGATTGAGTTTCACGCGCACGAGGAGATTATTTCCGAGCATGATGATGAATGGATCATGCTGGCCATGGGTTTTGCTATGCTGTGCGTCTTGTTGGTTGCCGCCATGATGCAGTTTTTGTATCTGTCACGGCAGTGGTCATTGCAAATGCTGCTTAAAGCGCGTGGCGATGAAAGCAATCGTCATCAACAAGCACAATTGCTGGCTCAAGTGGTACAGGAGAGTCACGATGGGCTGGTGCTGCGCCAGCCGGATGGCAAAATTATCTACGCCAATGACACTGCTCACGAGCTATTTTCTGCCTCCAGCAATAATTTACTGGGGCGCTATGATGTGTTGCTAAGCCAATCCGAGCTGGGTGATCTGGCGCACCCCTTGAGTTTTAGTACCACCTTCCCGCGTCATTCCCCGCACGCCAAACATTTGGACGTGATGCTGCAACCGCTGCGGAATGAATTACTACAGCCCATTGCGATGGCCATGATCGTGCGCGATGTGTCGCTGAACTACGCGGAAACTCAGGAGCTGAAGGACTCGCATCATCGTTTACAGGAAATGGTTGATTTATCCAGTGATTGGTTCTGGGAGCAGGATGCCGATTCCCGCTTTACCATGGTAACTGGCGGCTTCTTCTCGCGTTTTGATGTGACCCCTGCTTATTTCTTGGGTAAACATCGCTGGGATTTAGGCTCTGGCGGCTTAAGCCAAGAGCAATGGGATGAGCATCGTGCTATTTTGGCCGCTCGGCAGGCCTATCGCGATTTTGAATACACCTCGGTATTGGGGCGCGACACCATTATTGTTAGTGTTTCAGGCTTTCCGTTCTACGATGATGACGACAATTTCCTCGGTTATCGTGGCACGGGTCGTGACGTAACCGGTATCCGTATGGCACAGAAAGCGCTAATTTCTGAGCAGCAACGTGCTCAAGCAACGCTGGAATCGATTGCAGATGGGGTCATTACCACTGATATTTTTGGCCGGGTTGATTACCTCAACCCAGTGGCGTCTTCGCTGGTGGGCTGGGAGTTAAGCTCTGCTCGCGGCCAGATGCTGTCGGCGATTTATCAGTCAGTTGATCGACAAACCCGTTTGCCATTGCCGGATTTGGTGGCCGAGGTATTGAGTGATGGCGGCGAATATCACGGCGCCCGGCGCAGTGTGTTGCTGAATAAATTTGGTTTGAATTTCCAAGTGGAAGAATGCGCTGCGCGTATTCGGGATGAGCACTCACGTACCATCGGGGCGGTACTGGTATTCCGTGATATTAGCAACTGGCGGGAAATTGAAGATAGAGCTGAGTTGGATGTTTGA